A genomic stretch from Candidatus Margulisiibacteriota bacterium includes:
- a CDS encoding malonyl-CoA decarboxylase family protein — translation MRKIITLLTTNPKNIPDLLNKINTNSFILCVIKLLSLETINNSLTRQILFGIYGMLYENKSLSSLNNMDKLFKAIKSIIDYGINAPKVEITTAKWETLSAEDKWQLARIEKVIPVNDVEELKLRFPSDKFNDRDVFIIRFDNEIVASVYVAYFDKKVTSIKHILDPEAHHIDKEDALIAYFYSINNSSKTRKIQIQQIFINNKLELLEKPLSVGSGLIKLANSNLTMTDPHIVYRITYSPFKGIRPDGVYGFKQFFNDYIKTFSCQHLINKFRVQIPVESILQTWEKIYQLELPSEVPIHKIFAENAWLTNVFENLNNLAYNAQSLVFKAFSDSDQIRKVLTGKVPSKMAEYIVELWEKSSKKTIITSKEINEIKAFYKRAKGNEQFDDINDILLDMINWKPDVLSVFAEHPLIADTIFKEKLLPLMTYLAKIFQNDERYLVGLFHRKNGARNADINFSSNPEDLDSLGANINFDYTNVKLNANH, via the coding sequence ATGAGAAAAATAATTACCCTTCTCACCACTAATCCAAAAAACATCCCTGACCTGTTAAATAAAATCAATACAAATTCTTTTATTCTATGTGTCATCAAATTGCTTTCTCTGGAAACGATTAATAACAGCTTAACCCGACAAATATTGTTTGGAATTTACGGTATGCTATATGAAAACAAGTCTTTATCTTCTTTAAACAATATGGACAAGCTTTTCAAAGCTATCAAATCTATAATCGACTACGGAATTAATGCCCCTAAGGTGGAAATAACCACCGCCAAATGGGAAACCCTTTCAGCTGAAGATAAATGGCAGCTGGCCAGAATTGAAAAAGTTATCCCGGTAAACGATGTTGAAGAATTAAAACTTCGTTTCCCCTCAGATAAATTCAATGACAGAGATGTGTTTATTATCAGGTTTGATAATGAAATAGTAGCTAGTGTTTATGTGGCCTACTTTGATAAGAAAGTTACTTCTATCAAGCATATACTTGACCCTGAAGCGCATCATATAGATAAAGAAGACGCGCTGATAGCTTATTTTTATTCTATAAATAACAGTTCTAAAACCAGAAAAATTCAGATACAGCAAATTTTTATAAATAACAAGTTGGAACTTTTGGAAAAACCCTTAAGTGTCGGTAGCGGATTAATAAAATTAGCCAATAGCAATCTGACCATGACCGATCCGCACATCGTTTATAGGATCACATACAGTCCCTTCAAAGGCATTAGGCCGGACGGAGTTTATGGTTTCAAGCAATTCTTCAACGATTATATTAAAACTTTTTCTTGTCAGCATCTGATTAATAAATTCAGAGTACAAATTCCTGTTGAAAGTATTCTGCAAACATGGGAAAAAATTTATCAACTTGAACTGCCATCTGAAGTTCCAATCCATAAAATATTCGCTGAGAATGCCTGGCTGACAAACGTTTTTGAAAATTTAAACAATCTGGCGTATAATGCCCAGAGTCTGGTGTTTAAAGCCTTTTCTGACAGCGACCAAATAAGAAAAGTTTTAACTGGCAAAGTCCCCTCCAAAATGGCCGAATATATTGTTGAACTCTGGGAAAAAAGTAGTAAAAAAACAATTATAACAAGCAAAGAGATTAACGAAATAAAAGCATTTTATAAAAGGGCCAAAGGTAATGAACAGTTTGATGATATCAATGATATCCTGTTGGATATGATAAACTGGAAACCCGATGTACTAAGTGTTTTTGCTGAACACCCTTTAATAGCAGACACAATTTTTAAGGAAAAATTACTACCCTTGATGACTTATCTGGCCAAAATTTTCCAAAATGACGAACGTTATCTGGTTGGGTTGTTTCATAGAAAAAATGGAGCCAGGAACGCGGATATCAATTTTAGCAGTAACCCCGAAGACCTTGATTCTCTAGGTGCCAACATTAATTTTGATTATACTAATGTAAAATTGAACGCCAACCATTAA
- a CDS encoding V-type ATP synthase subunit K (produces ATP from ADP in the presence of a proton gradient across the membrane; the K subunit is a nonenzymatic component which binds the dimeric form by interacting with the G and E subunits), which produces MLNAFGDFGFSLALAAIGSGLGAGIAGMAAIGAWKKSYMQNKLAPFIIIAFVGAPLSQTIYGMIVRNAIRTANWPPDTAFLQMIIGICAGAGIGVSAWMQGKCAASASDALAESGKGFGNYIMVLGIAETVALFVMVFTLTALPK; this is translated from the coding sequence ATGTTAAATGCTTTCGGTGATTTTGGTTTTTCTCTGGCTTTGGCTGCTATAGGTTCCGGGTTAGGTGCCGGTATAGCCGGTATGGCCGCTATAGGAGCATGGAAAAAAAGTTATATGCAAAACAAACTGGCACCATTTATTATCATAGCCTTTGTGGGAGCGCCTCTTTCCCAAACAATATACGGTATGATTGTTAGAAATGCCATACGTACAGCCAACTGGCCGCCTGATACAGCTTTTCTGCAGATGATTATCGGTATCTGCGCCGGTGCAGGTATAGGGGTTTCCGCCTGGATGCAGGGAAAATGCGCTGCTAGCGCTTCAGATGCACTGGCTGAATCAGGTAAGGGTTTCGGCAACTACATTATGGTACTCGGTATCGCTGAAACCGTTGCGTTGTTTGTAATGGTTTTTACCCTTACTGCATTACCTAAATAA